The genomic DNA GTTCATCGGCGTGGGGCTCATGGTGGTAGTTTGGAGCCTGTGGGCGCTGCGCAAAGTGTTTATGCTGCTTTAAATGGATTGACGACTATTCGCTCCCTACCCCCTTGTTTGTCGTCATCAGGCGGGCAAGCCCCGCTAGCAAGTGACTGGCGGGGCTTTTTTGCGCGCTTCATTTTCAGGATATTTCATTTTGATTTTCAACTAATTAAGCTTAATTTTCATAACCGTTTACCCACTTACTACCCCCCCTTGCCCTATGGAAGCCGCCCTCGCTCACATCCGCGACCAGCAACAGCAAACCTGGGATTCGTTTTCGCCCGGCTGGCGGAAGTGGGATTCCTAGACGATGGATTTTCTGCGCCCAATGGGCACGAAGATTATCGAAGCGCTCCACATTCAGCCCACCGACCAGGTGCTGGACATTGCCACCGGCACCGGCGAGCCGGGCCTGAGCATCGCGCGGCTCGCGGCGCGGGGTAGCGTAGTCGGCCTCAACCTTTCCGAAGGGATGCTGGCCGTGGCCCGCGACAATGCCGCCCGGCAAGGCCTGGCCAACTACGCCGCCGTGGCCGGCGATGCCTGCGCCCTACCCTTCCCCAGCCAGCGCTTCGATGCCGTGAGCTGCCGCATGGGCTTCATGTTTTTCCCCGATATGCTACTGGCCGCCAGGGAGATGTATCGGGTGCTGAAACCCGGCGGCCGGCTGGTCACCTGCGGGTGGTCGGCCCCGGCCCACAACCCCTGGATAGCCACCATGATGGGCAGCGTGAGCGCCCACCTGACGCTGCCCGCACCCGCGCCGCTGGCCCCCGGCATGTTTCGCTGCGCCCAGCCAGGAATGCTGGCCGGCTTGCTCGAAAAGGCCGGCTTTTCGGACGTGCGCGCCGAAGAAGTGCAAAGCACCGTCGAGTTTGCCAGCCCCGAGGATTACTGGCAAAACATGATGGAAATAGCCGCCCCCGTAGTGGCCGCCATGAGCCAGGCCGATGAAGCCACCCGCGCCGCCATCAAGGCTACCCTCTTCAGCAAGCTGGAGCCGCTGGTCGTGAATGGGAAGCTAGCGCTACCCTTTGGCTCACTGGTGCTTACCGGTAATAAAGCCTGAAATAGACCTGGTTCTTACCTAGCTTGGGCACCGGGCCAGCAGGGTGCGGGCGGCCATTTGGCCGCTCACCAGCGCCGCCTCTACCGTGCCGCCGTAGGGCCCTTCATACACGCCCTCGCCCGCAAAAAACAGCGTATCGGCCACGGGCGCCGCCAGCGCGGCGCGGGCAGCGGATGCCCCTATGGTAGGGTAAGAATAGGCCCCGTACGCGTAGGGCTCCCTACCCCAGTTGTGCACGGAGTGGGCGCGCAGCTGCGCTTGCAGCGCAGCCAGGGGGGTAGCGAGCAGGTAGCTGAGCGACTCCAGCGCCTGCTGCAACACCGTTTCGGGCGGGGCATCGCGCAGGCGGTGCGCGGCGGGTCCGGCCAGCCAGCCGGTGAGCTGGGGGGTAGGGGCCGGCAGCTGGCTCCACCACGTCGGCACCGACGCATCGGAGAGCAGAAACTCCAGCTCGGGCAGCCGGCCGTGCCAGAAGGGCGTTTCAAATTCGAGGATAATCTTGATGACTGACCCAAACCCCAGCTGAGCGGCTGCCGCCCGGTGCGCGGGTATTTCCGGCTCAATGTGCAGGTAGCCCGGCTGGCCAGCAGCGAGTTGCCACACCCCAAGCGGCACCGTGCACAGCAGCTGCCGGGCCTGGTACACCGCGCCGCTTGCCGCCCGCACCAGCACCGAGCCCGGCTGCCAACTGATTTCCTGGATGGGGGTAGCCAAATGCAACGTGGCTCCGGCAGCCTGCGCCTGCGCGGCCAGCCAGTGCAGCAGCGGCCCATAGCCGCCCACCAGACGCGGCGAGTCGTCGGCGCCACCGGCGGCCCACTCGTCGCGCAGGGCCCAGGCGCTTACGCGGCTCGCATCGGCCGCGTCGTAGCCTTCGGCAAACTGGGTGGCAAACGCCCGCAACGCCACGTGTTCATCGCCCGCAAACTCGCGGGCTAGAAACTCGGCCAGGGGCAGGTCGTGGGCCAGCGCGCCCAGCTTTTCGAGCAGCAGGGGCAGCTGCGCGAAGTAGTCGGCATCCAGTTGAAGCTGGCCGTTTTGCACCTGGTAGGTCTGGCCATCAGCGGCCTCCCACCCTATGCCGGCCTCGACCAGCAGGCTGCGGGTCAGGGGCACTGCCCCGTGCAGGAACTCGGCCCCGGCTTCAATGGCCTGGGTGAAGCCGGGGGGTAGCAGCGTATGCACGCGGCCCCCTATTCTATCGCGGGCTTCTAGCAGGCACACGCGCCGCCCGGCGGCAGCCATCTCGCGGGCAGCCAGCAGCCCCGCCGCGCCCGCCCCAATAATAAGAATATCTGCACTGTATTTCGTACTCTCAGCAACCATAGTAACGCAAGAGCCAGCAAAACAAAAAGCCCCGCCAGCATAACGCCCGCGGGGCTTTTTGGTTAAAGTGACTTAGTTGCCCCCGCGCCCCCGGCCCTACCCTGCCGGGCGCGGTTTGGGGTTGTTGGCTCACTTGCCCTGCCTGCACCGACGACCCGACAGCGGCGGGAATTGACGATGGCTTCTTGCTACTACTCTCTGATAATGGTGAGCAGGAATCTTCATGAAGGGCTCTTACTCATGCTTGCCGCATCCAAGCACGGCGAAACCACTCCGGCATCTCTTAGCCCATGCTAGTGAGTTTGCGCGGTTCGTATTCAGCAAACCACCAGATGTTGGCTCCCGAGTTGTCAAATAGCTAGGGCCGGTCAACCAGTTGCATCATTTCGACCAGTAGCCCCAGGCTTTTGATATAGCGGCCCACTATTTTTTCTACCGCAACGCCGTGCCCACCTTTACTTACCCGGTTACTAACCCGGTCAATATTTACCGCTGGCGTTTCCGTTGCGATGTAATACAATAGGACTTACGCAAAAGACGTCTGTCATGGCGAGCGAAGCGCGGCAATCGCACCAGAACGACTGGCGCGGGTATCGTTCTGGGGCGATTGCTTCGCTTTGCTCGCCATGACAGACGATTTGCGTAAGTCCTAGACAAATACGTTCGGTAGCCCTTGGAGGCAGCCAGACGCAGAAAATCCAGCTTCGAGCGGTGCGACATCACCGACTCAAACGTAAAGCTTATGCTGTTTGCTAGCAGCTGATGCCTCAGAAAATCGGCTACCGTGGCTGCTACGTAGGAATCGAGGGCTGCTTCTGGCCGCAACACGATAATATTTTCGGTTATCCGTAGCCCCAGCTTTTCGCTGGTTTGCATGCCTGCCGCCGTCTGGCCGCTCGCCAGAAACTCATCCAGTCCGGCGTGCGACACTTGCAACTGATAATCAGCGGCATGTAAAAATCCCTGCCGATTCAGCAGTTTCTCAATCTCGTCCGCATTTATGTAAACCCCCAGGTTGAACTGCCCACCTAATTCTTCCAGCAAGGCTAACTTCCCTGACCTGTTCGGCCCGGAAAAAAGCTTCACCCGTGGCACCGTTGCCCCTACCATGCGTTACGCCTTACTGGCGGCATCGCGGTAGTTATCGGCCACTACCTCGCGCTGCCCGTTGGCGTGAATACGCACCAGCTTGCCACTTTCATACACCGTCACAGTCAGGCCCAACGCCCGGCTCTCACTCACGGCCCGCAACGATGCCCGGCGCGTCGCCGCCTGGAATATCTCCGCTGGAATATCTTCTGGATTTTTCATTTTGTCGCCGCCTGTTTTGCCAGGTATTTATTCATACAATATATGAACACTCTGCCGCTACGTGTCCCCGGCCCCGCCGTGCCGAGGGCGGCTAGCAGATGATTAAGACTTTGCGCGGTTTGCGCGTTTCCGGCCCCCGCCCCCGGCCGCCACCCCAGCGGCGAGGGTAGCGGGAGTTGCTGTGCCTTGCAGCAAGAGCTTACGATGTATAAGGCACCCTTTTATGATTGGGTGGCGTTATCTTGCTTTGCCATTAGCCTGCTAGAAATTATGTCACCTGCAACTCCAACTCAACCAACCAAGCTCAATAGTCTACAGCTAAGCCTGCTTCGTCTTTTTGACCGGGGCATGAGCGACGAGGATACGTTGGAAATTCGGCGGCTGCTGGTAACACACCTATCCAAGAAGCTGCAAGACGAAGTGCAGCGCATTGATAAAGAACGCGGCTACACGGCCGAAGACTACGAACGGATGCTGAACGAGCCTTCCTGATGCCAAGCGCCGTCATCGACACGAATTGTCTGCTGGTCTTGCTTAACGCCAAAAGCCCCTATTACCGCTTGTATGAGCTGTTTGCTGCCGAAGCATTCGTTTGGGTGTTAAGCAACGAAATACTGACAGAGTACACGGAGGTGTTGACTCGCCATTATTCAGCCAGCACCGCCAACCGGGTACTGGAAATTCTGGTAGCGGCTCCCAATATTCTGCACCAGGAAGCCTACTACAAATGGCAGTTGATAAGCGACGACCCCGACGACAACAAATTCGTGGACGTGGCCATTGCCGCCGGGGCCGACTATCTGGTTACGAATGACCGCCACTTCCAGCCGCTCCTACAACTGGATTTTCCTCGGGTGCCTATCGCCACGCTGCAAGCATTTCTGGCAGCAATGCTGTGAGTTTTCCTACACCGACTCACCGCATAATCAGAACAAAAGCTAACGGCTAATAGCTACCAGCCCCCCCGCCCCCCAGCTGCCACCCCAGCGGCGGCAGTAGCGGCAGTGTCCTGAGCTACTTCACTACGTCCACGCCATACAGATGAAACTTGCCATCCGAGGTCAGCACCGGCAAGTTTTCGGTTAGGGCCTGCGCGATAATGAGCAAATCGAATGGGTCGCCGTGGTCTTTCACCTTTGGCAGCGTGGCAATGTAGAGGAGCTGACTTTGCTTGATGGGCAGTAGGTGAATGCCAAACTTGCGGCGAATGACCGTTGCGAATGTTTCCAGTGAAAGGCCGTTCAGGTCCAGCTTGCCCAGGCGCACTTTGATAGCCATCTCCCAAAGGCTGGCCGGGCTGATAACAAACGCATTGCGCTGGTCAATCAAAATGCTTTGCACCTCTGCCGATAACAACCCAAAATCAGTGCCCAGCACGATTAGGGCGTTGGTATCAAGCAAATACTTCACTTGCCGCTCGGCCAGTTGGCGGGCCGGTCATGCTCATCAAAGAAATCGGGATGCACGATAATCTTACCCTTAAAGTAGTTGGGGATAATATTCGATTTCTTGGCTGGTTTGACAACCGGCTTCTTAATAGCGCTGGCCTTTTTGGCCGGGGCGGCTGTCTTCTTGGGGGCGATGGCAGGCATAGTGGTACGGGTTGAATGAGGTAAAGATAACGCCTGCTCCCGGCATCTGGTTCGCGTTAGGAAAGCGCTCAAGACGGCATGAACGAGAGCAAACTGCCAGCCGCTAAAAGCTGCTGGCTCACTTCTCCTCCGCGCCCCAGCCGCAACCCCAGCGGCGGGGGTAGCGGCAGTTTCTACTGACGATAAAACACCTCGCCCCCGCGCCCCGGCCGCCACCCCAAGCGGCGAGGGTAGCGGGAGTGTTAGCAGGTTCCCATCCAAGCGCGCCGAAACCATTCTGGTATCTCCTCCCCAATCGTCGTCAATTTACCTGGTTCATATTCGGCAAACCACCAGATGGCCGCGCCTGAATTGTCGAACAAATAAGCCCGGCTGACCTGCTGCATCGTTTCGGCCAGCAGGCCCAGGCTTTTCGCGTACCGACTCACAATTTTCTCCGTCGAAACGCCGTGTCCGCCTTTGCTTACCCGGTTGCTTACCCGGTCTACATTTACGGCCGGGGTTTCCGTAGCAATGTAGTAGAGATAGGTGCGATACCCCTGAGTCGCCGCCAGTTGCAAAAACTCTAGTTTTGACCGGTGCGACATGACCGATTCAAACGTAAAGCTGAGCCGGGCGGCCAGTAACTGGTGCCGCAGAAAATCGGCCACCGTGGCCGCCACGTAAGAGTTTACGGCTGCTTCCGGCCGCATGACCACGATGTTTTCCGCAATGTGCAGCCCGGTTTCCTGACTGGTTTGCGCCCCCACGGCCGTTTTCCCGCCCGCCAGAAACGCCGCAAAATCGGCCTGCGTTGCGGTCAGTTGGTAATCGGAGAGATGCAGGAACCGCTGTCGGACCAATTGCTTCTCTAGCTCATCGGCATTCACATACACGCCCAGATTGAACTGTCCGCGCAATTCATCCAGTAGCGCCGATTTGCCCGAGCCGTTGGGGCCTGCGAATAAGCGCAGGCGCGGAGTAGCACTTATCACCATCAGTTAGCCTTGCGGCCAGGGTTCTGGTACTGGTCTGTCACTACTTCGCGCTGCCCGTTGGGATGAATCCGTACTAATTGGCCGTTTTCGTAAACCGTCACGGTGAGGCCCAGCGCCCGGCTCTCGCTCATGGCCCGCAACGAGGCTTGCCGCGTAGCCGCTTGCAGCACTTCGGCGGGTATATCTTCGGTCTTTTTCATGGTATCGTGGCCTGCTTCATCAGGCGTTTGCTCGTCTAAGATACGACGAACGAAAACGAACAGCTAACAACCTCCCCGCGCCCCGGCCGCCACCCCAAGCGGCGGGCGTAGCGGCAGTGGCTATAGGTGAGCGCAAATCATCTAGAAACCAAACTGGTCGCCATTTCCACTTTCCAACCCACGCATTATATTTTCCTCATCATCGTCTCTATCATAATATTTCTCATTATCATAATATCCCTCATTATCATCATCAGAATAATATTCTTGCCTAGAATCAAGGGTCTTTTGGTCTTCTAAGTATTCTGTCAGCTTCCTATAATTTTCAGTTATAGTTCGCTTATCTGCTGATTTGAAATGGACTTTTAAATTCATTTGGAATTCAAAAGAGAAATCGGCCTTTATATCCTTAGTTTTGAACGAGTCAAAGTCAAACATTGGACTCTCATTTAGGCCGGTTATTTCATTCTTATTACCGGGAAGACAAAATCCATCCACATTTCTAATGCACCAATAAATATATTCTGGATTTGGCTCCGCAGCGTTTAGCTTGTCTTCAAAATCGTCGGCTATATAAAATTCAATTCCAGGCCGAAGTTTACCAATTCCATTAACCCAATGCTGTTGAAGGTCACCAGTCATGTATTTGCTTGCTAACTCACAAGCGAATTTTGATAATTTTTTGTCTAGCATCCCTCCTTTACTCACAACTAACTTAACTTTGTTACCGTCGACTATAAAATCGCATTGCGCTCCACGGTAGAAAGCCAAAATAAACTCAACCCAGCCTTCCTCGTCTATACCTTCTATATTTATGTGAGGGCCGGTAATTCTATTATCAACTTCTTTGTAAGTTTCTTTTGAGAATATTTTTTCAAAAGACGCATAAAGCATTTCTCTGTAACGATTTACTAATTCTATGTGATTTCCGCTATACACTCGTGTAACTGATAAGCCTGCGTACTTGCCGAACGCAAAACGGGAATCCAAATTGTAGAGGCCTTGCTTAGGATACATTTCCGCGCTGATTTTTTTATTCGAGATTTTTGGCAGTCGCATAGCGCCGCAACAAGATACACCGTTTAGACGAATTATTCAGATAAACCGGAAACGTAAAAAGCCCCGCCAGCACCACGCCGACGGAGCTTCCCCACAAACATACACCACCCTACACCGTCGGCAGCCCCACGTTCTCAAACCGCACGCCGCCATCCTCCAACACCGCCTCCACGACGGCATCTTTGGACACGCGACCAGATAAAATCTCCTTGCTCAACTCGTTCAAAATCACGCGCTGCAACACGTGCTTGAGGGGCCGAGCGCCGAACTGCGGGTCGAAGCCCTGCTCGCCGAGGTAGTCGAGCACTTCGGGGGTAGCTTCGAGGCTGATGCCGGCTTCGGCCAGACGCTGCTGGATTTGCTTGAACTGGCTGCCCACGATACGGCGGACGCACCTTTTTCCGAAACTTTGGCGTTACTTTACCCATACTGCTTATTGAGCATCCGACCCATGATTTCTCCCTCGCCGCCTTCTGAGTCCGCTACCTTAGCTGCGCAATTGGACAACCTCGCCAACATGGCCGAACGGGTGGCCTCGCCGGAGTTTAAGCGGGGCTTTCAGGAATTTGTGCGGGCGCGGGCCAAAGCAGCCAATTCCTATTTGACTTACCGCAATGCCCAGAGTCAGTTGGTGCAAGAATGGCCCGCAACGGGCCGGATAGATATTCTGGCTGACTAATCTGGCACTGATGCCTGTTTCCGCGCCTACGGTGTATATCCTGGCCGGGCCAAATGGTGCGGGTAAAACGTCGCTTTTTCAGTACGAAGCAGTGGCCGTGCCGCGCCTGAACGGCGATAGCCTGTATCAACAGGGCTTAGGGGCAGCCGAAGTAGATGCCGCGTTGCGGCAGCAGTTGACCACGTGGCTCGCGCAGCGACTATCGTTTGTCATAGAAACCAACGCCGCCAGCGAACGGGATTACGGCTTGTTCAACGCCTTGAAAAAAGCGGGCTACCACCTCGAATTTCGCTACGTTGGGTTGAATTCGGTGGCGCTATGTCAGAGCCGCGTAGCGCAACGGGTACTAGAAGGTGGCCACGATGTGCCATTAGCTTTGATTCAGCAGCGTTATTCCAATGGCCTGTCGCTACTGAAACGGCACTACCAGCTTTTCGACCGGCTCCAACTCTACGATAACACGGGCCCGGTAATTCGGCAACTAGCTGATTTTACCCCCGGTCAGCCATTGCAGCAAATAGGTAAACCCGTTGCCTGGGCATTGCCAGTCGTGGTGCATATTCAGCAAATGGAAGGTATTTACCAGCGTTTTCAAAAATAAAAAGCCCCACCAGCACAATGCCAGCGGGGCTTTACCATTCAAAACCAGCAGTTAAACGGTCGGCATCTCCACGTTCTCAAATCGCACGCCGCCATCCTCCAACACCGCCTCCACCACGGTATCCTTGGATACGCGGCCGGAGAGAATCTCTTTACTCAACTCGTTGAGAATCACGCGCTGCAACACGCGCTTCAACGGCCGCGCCCCGAACTGCGGGTCGAAGCCCTGCTCGCCGAGGTAGTCGAGTACCTCGCCGGTGGCTTCAAGGCTGATGCCGGCTTCGGCCAGGCGCTGCTGGATTTGCCGGAACTGGATATCCACAATCTTGCGGATTTCCCGGCGATTGAGGGGCTGGAACAGCACGATTTCGTCAATGCGGTTCAGAAACTCCGGGCGCATATGCTCCTTGAGGCGGTCCATCACCTCGTCGCGGGTGCGGTCCACGATGACTTCTACTTCCTCCGGGTCGTGCTCGGGCAGGTCCTTGAAATTGCGCTGAATGATGTCGGCCCCCGTGTTCGAGGTCATGATGATGATGGTGTTCTTGAAGTTCGCTACCCGGCCTTTGTTGTCGGTGAGGCGGCCATCGTCCAGCACTTGCAGCAGGATGTTGAACACGTCGGGGTGCGCCTTTTCGATTTCATCGAGCAGCACCACCGAGTAGGGCTTGCGGCGCACGGCCTCCGTGAGCTGCCCGCCCTCGTCGTAGCCCACGTAGCCGGGAGGCGCCCCGATGAGGCGCGACACGGAATGGCGCTCCTGAAACTCGCTCATGTCGATGCGCACCATCGCGTTCTCATCGTTGAATAAGTATTCGGCTAGGGCCTTGGCCAACTCGGTTTTCCCTACCCCCGTCGTGCCCAGGAAGATGAACGAGCCGATGGGCCGCTTAGGGTCTTGCAGGCCGGCGCGCGAGCGGCGCACGGCATCCGAGATGGCGGCGATGGCCTCGCTTTGACCGGCCACGCGCTTACCCAGCTCGTTTTCGAGGTTGAGCAGTTTGTCGCGGTCGGCTTGCAGCATCTTGCTCACGGGGATGCCCGTCCACTTGGCCACTACCTCGGCAATATCCTCACTGGTAACGACTTCCTGGAGCATTCCGCCGTTTTCCTTCTGGGCGTTGGCTTCGTCTTGTAATATTTTGAGGCGCTGCTCGGCTTCCTGAATCTTGCCATAGCGCAGTTCGGCCACGCGCCCATACTCACCCTGGCGCTCAGCCTGCTCAGCTTCGGTTTTGAAGCGCTCGATGTTCTCTTTCTCGGTCTGGATGTTGGTGAGCACGGCTTTTTCGCCCTCCCACTTGGCCTTCAGCTCGTCGCGCTGGCTGCCCAGCTCGGCTAGCTCCTTGCTCAGCACGGCCTCGCGGTCGTGGTTGTCTTCGCGCCGGATGGCCTCGCGCTCAATCTCCAACTGCATCATACGGCGCTGCACCTCGTCCAGCTCTACGGGCATGGAATTCAGCTCGATACGCAGCTTGGCGGCGGCCTCATCCATCAGGTCGATGGCCTTATCGGGCAAAAAGCGGTCGGTGATGTAGCGGCTGCTTAGCTCCACGGCCGCAATCACGGCATCGTCGGTGATGCGCACGCCGTGGTGCAGCTCGTACTTCTCCTTGATGCCGCGCAGGATGCTGATGGCGTCGGGCACGCTCGGCTCATCCACCATCACGGCCTGAAAGCGACGCTCCAGGGCCTTGTCCTTTTCGATGTACTTCTGGTATTCCTTGAGCGTAGTCGCGCCGATGGCGTGCAGCTCGCCACGCGCCAGAGCAGGCTTAAGCAGGTTGGCCGCATCCATCGCGCCCTCGCCGCCGCCGCCGGCCCCAATCAGGGTGTGTATCTCATCAATGAAAAGCAGAATCTGCCCTTCCGAGTCGGTCACTTCCTTGATAACGGCCTTGAGGCGCTCCTCAAATTCGCCCTTGTACTTGGCCCCTGCGACTAGCAGGCCTAGGTCGAGGCTCATCAACACCTTGTCTTTCAAGTTCTCGGGCACGTCGCCGGCCACGATGCGCTGGGCCAGGCCCTCGGCAATGGCGGTTTTCCCTACCCCCGGCTCGCCGAGCAATACGGGGTTGTTCTTGGTGCGACGGCTCAGAATCTGGAGCACCCGCCGAATCTCCTCGTCGCGCCCGATTACGGGGTCCATCTTGCCCTGGCGCACGCGCTCGTTCAGGTTCACGGCGTAGCGGTTGAGGCTCTGGTATTGCTCCTCCGCCGTTTGGCTGGTGACCTTACGCCCGCCCCGCAGCTCCTGGATGGCGGCCTTCAGGTCTTTTTCGGTAAAGCCGTTGTCTTTCAGCAGCGTAGCCACACTATCCTTGCCGCCCAGGATGCCCAGCAGCAGGTGCTCGACGGACACGAACTCGTCGCCCATGTCGCGCATCTGGGTGTTGGCGCGCTGCACGGCGTTGGCCGCGTCGTTGGCGAGGTAGGGCGAGCCGCCGCTCACCTTGGGGTAGGCCGTCACGATGGTATCGAGCCGCTGGCCGAGATTGGCCAGGTTCGCGCCCACCTTCTTGCCCAGGAAGCTCAGGGTATTCTCGTCGTTCTGGAGCAAGGCCTTCAGCAAGTGGCCGGTTTCGATGGCCTGCTGCTGGTTGGCTCCCGCTAGCTCAGTGGCCTTCTGCACGGCCTCCTGCGCCTTGATTGTGAAGTTTTTAAAGTCCATTTTGATGCTAGAGTCTTAGGTGATGCTTCGGGTTAGGAAGCTGTACGTAAGGCGTAGCAAACGGGGTGCTAGAGGGGAAAGCGGACTTTTTGACGGAAAAATGCAATTTATCACCAACTCACTACGCCATAATTTCAGGCTGGTCCGTCCGGCGCAATAGGCTTGCCGTTTTCTATCGCGTCGGGCACAATGTATAAATCCCTGAACATCTGCTCTACCGTAGCCAGCAACTCTGGCTCAGGGTTGGCGCGGCACTCCAGAAAGTACGCGC from Hymenobacter psoromatis includes the following:
- a CDS encoding ATP-dependent chaperone ClpB, producing MDFKNFTIKAQEAVQKATELAGANQQQAIETGHLLKALLQNDENTLSFLGKKVGANLANLGQRLDTIVTAYPKVSGGSPYLANDAANAVQRANTQMRDMGDEFVSVEHLLLGILGGKDSVATLLKDNGFTEKDLKAAIQELRGGRKVTSQTAEEQYQSLNRYAVNLNERVRQGKMDPVIGRDEEIRRVLQILSRRTKNNPVLLGEPGVGKTAIAEGLAQRIVAGDVPENLKDKVLMSLDLGLLVAGAKYKGEFEERLKAVIKEVTDSEGQILLFIDEIHTLIGAGGGGEGAMDAANLLKPALARGELHAIGATTLKEYQKYIEKDKALERRFQAVMVDEPSVPDAISILRGIKEKYELHHGVRITDDAVIAAVELSSRYITDRFLPDKAIDLMDEAAAKLRIELNSMPVELDEVQRRMMQLEIEREAIRREDNHDREAVLSKELAELGSQRDELKAKWEGEKAVLTNIQTEKENIERFKTEAEQAERQGEYGRVAELRYGKIQEAEQRLKILQDEANAQKENGGMLQEVVTSEDIAEVVAKWTGIPVSKMLQADRDKLLNLENELGKRVAGQSEAIAAISDAVRRSRAGLQDPKRPIGSFIFLGTTGVGKTELAKALAEYLFNDENAMVRIDMSEFQERHSVSRLIGAPPGYVGYDEGGQLTEAVRRKPYSVVLLDEIEKAHPDVFNILLQVLDDGRLTDNKGRVANFKNTIIIMTSNTGADIIQRNFKDLPEHDPEEVEVIVDRTRDEVMDRLKEHMRPEFLNRIDEIVLFQPLNRREIRKIVDIQFRQIQQRLAEAGISLEATGEVLDYLGEQGFDPQFGARPLKRVLQRVILNELSKEILSGRVSKDTVVEAVLEDGGVRFENVEMPTV